The following proteins are co-located in the Micromonospora coriariae genome:
- a CDS encoding ASCH domain-containing protein, which produces MDLVDDLPRAEFAFPGPLRDQLVAAILSGAKTSTSALLVGYEVANEPLPQVGQRSAVVDSEDRRVAVIELTEVRVLRLADVDLQHALAEGEGDESVAQWRAGHETFWHSADVRAELGDPGFTVNDDTLVVTERFRLVHIV; this is translated from the coding sequence ATGGACCTCGTCGATGATCTGCCGCGCGCCGAGTTCGCGTTCCCCGGACCGCTGCGGGACCAGCTGGTGGCCGCGATCCTGTCCGGCGCGAAGACCTCGACGTCCGCCCTGCTGGTCGGATACGAGGTCGCGAACGAGCCGCTGCCCCAGGTAGGGCAGCGATCCGCCGTCGTGGACTCCGAGGACCGACGGGTCGCGGTGATCGAGCTGACCGAGGTACGGGTGCTCCGGCTCGCTGACGTCGACCTGCAACACGCCCTGGCCGAGGGCGAGGGAGACGAGTCGGTGGCGCAGTGGCGAGCGGGGCACGAGACGTTCTGGCACAGCGCGGACGTGCGCGCGGAGTTGGGTGATCCCGGCTTCACGGTGAACGACGACACCCTGGTGGTGACCGAGCGCTTCCGGCTGGTGCACATCGTCTGA
- a CDS encoding vWA domain-containing protein, with protein MSAALLRGIDRAAFAVAFAGRLRHAGVPAGLTDIDDFVRALDASPPDSMSTLYWTARISLVRRHADLSAFDRVFAAVFADAPPLPPPNRSATPAGDRDDVHVPVPTGTADEGPGGGLPWATLPPAVAQAPESDTALRLPERRPSALAGLADRPFDELDAAQLTLLGDALRAAVAGWPTRRARRHAVSPTGRRIALRPTITRARGTGWEPVEVVHERPVRRPRRVVLLCDVSESMRAQATAYLHLMRAFAVVAEAEAFAFATTLTRLTVVLRHTSAAEAVAQASAAVTDRYGGTRIATNLRTLLSSRHADAVRGAVLVIGSDGWDSDPPDELAAVMARLRRRAYRIVWLNPRAGAPGFAPRAGGMAAALPYCDRLLPAGTFGDLLLAARQLQSVTCTDGLK; from the coding sequence GTGAGTGCGGCCCTGCTGCGCGGAATCGACCGGGCCGCGTTCGCGGTGGCGTTCGCCGGCCGGCTGCGGCACGCCGGCGTTCCCGCCGGGCTCACCGACATCGACGACTTCGTCCGGGCGCTCGACGCCAGCCCACCCGACTCGATGTCCACGCTCTACTGGACCGCCCGGATCAGCCTGGTCCGGCGGCACGCCGACCTCAGCGCTTTCGACCGTGTCTTCGCAGCCGTCTTCGCGGACGCGCCACCGCTGCCACCGCCGAACCGATCCGCGACCCCGGCGGGCGACCGCGACGACGTACACGTGCCGGTGCCCACCGGCACGGCCGACGAGGGTCCGGGCGGCGGACTGCCGTGGGCGACGCTGCCGCCGGCCGTCGCCCAGGCGCCGGAGTCCGACACCGCGCTGCGGCTGCCCGAGCGGCGCCCCAGCGCCCTCGCCGGGCTCGCCGACAGGCCGTTCGACGAGCTCGACGCCGCACAGCTCACGCTGCTCGGCGACGCCCTACGCGCGGCCGTCGCCGGCTGGCCGACCCGTCGCGCCAGGCGGCACGCCGTCAGTCCGACCGGACGGCGGATCGCGCTGCGGCCCACGATCACCCGGGCCCGCGGCACCGGTTGGGAACCCGTCGAGGTCGTCCACGAGCGGCCGGTACGGCGACCACGTCGGGTCGTGCTGCTCTGCGACGTCAGTGAGTCGATGCGGGCGCAGGCCACCGCGTACCTGCACCTGATGCGGGCATTCGCGGTCGTCGCCGAGGCCGAGGCGTTCGCGTTCGCGACGACGCTGACCCGGCTCACGGTTGTGCTGCGACACACCTCGGCCGCCGAGGCGGTCGCGCAGGCCAGCGCGGCCGTGACCGACCGGTACGGCGGCACCCGGATCGCCACGAACCTGCGCACTCTGCTCAGCTCCCGGCACGCGGACGCCGTGCGCGGAGCCGTGCTGGTGATCGGTTCGGATGGCTGGGACAGCGACCCGCCCGACGAACTCGCCGCCGTGATGGCCCGACTGCGTCGCCGCGCGTACCGGATCGTCTGGTTGAATCCGCGCGCCGGCGCCCCCGGCTTCGCTCCCCGGGCCGGCGGCATGGCCGCCGCGCTCCCCTACTGCGACCGGCTGCTGCCGGCCGGCACGTTCGGGGACCTGCTGCTCGCCGCCCGTCAGCTCCAGAGCGTCACGTGCACCGACGGCTTGAAGTGA
- a CDS encoding VOC family protein yields MTTNEDRVQPNETTVPLLHCVSPEETLAFWRALGFEVTYEQTKPYVYLAFRWSGFDLHYGRAPRGLDPSAENTGGCLVMVDAVAPYHASFTEAMRRTYGKVLAKGLPRMTRYRPGASRFSIVDPSGNTIIFIQRDEPAELEYGGSTTLRGLARVLDNARILREFKSDDRAAYRALDSGLRRHGDSASAVEQALALAGLIELSVALEKSERVADWGSRLRALTLNAQERAQVERAVADPAVLGPWLPDPS; encoded by the coding sequence ATGACGACGAACGAGGACCGTGTCCAGCCGAACGAGACCACCGTGCCGTTGCTGCACTGCGTGTCACCCGAGGAGACCCTGGCGTTCTGGCGTGCACTGGGGTTCGAGGTGACCTACGAGCAGACGAAGCCGTACGTCTACCTGGCTTTCCGGTGGAGCGGGTTCGATCTGCACTACGGCCGCGCGCCGCGCGGGCTGGACCCGTCGGCGGAGAACACCGGCGGCTGCCTGGTGATGGTCGACGCGGTCGCTCCGTACCACGCGTCGTTCACCGAGGCGATGCGCCGCACCTACGGCAAGGTGCTCGCCAAGGGACTGCCCCGGATGACCCGCTACCGGCCCGGCGCGTCGCGGTTCAGCATCGTCGACCCGTCCGGCAACACCATCATCTTCATCCAACGCGACGAGCCGGCGGAGCTGGAGTACGGCGGCTCGACGACGTTGCGGGGGTTGGCCCGGGTGCTCGACAACGCGCGGATCCTGCGCGAGTTCAAGTCCGACGACCGGGCGGCGTACCGGGCGCTCGACTCGGGGCTGCGTCGGCACGGCGACAGCGCCTCAGCTGTCGAACAGGCGCTGGCACTCGCCGGGCTGATCGAGCTGTCGGTAGCGCTGGAGAAGTCCGAACGCGTGGCCGACTGGGGGAGCCGCCTCCGAGCGCTGACGCTGAACGCCCAGGAGCGCGCGCAGGTCGAGAGGGCCGTCGCCGACCCCGCAGTGCTCGGGCCGTGGTTGCCCGACCCGAGCTGA
- a CDS encoding AAA family ATPase, whose protein sequence is MKDALTVRHRLDAVDYLVDDGMAMALFLALRLGRPLLLEGEPGVGKTAAAKALARALETPLIRLQCYEGLTAGEALYEWNYQRQLLAIRLAETQHARLTDADLFSAEFLQERPILRAVRHQGPVPPVLLIDEIDRADDEFEALLFEFLGEAGVTIPELGTFTARTPPVVVLTSNRSRELHDALRRRCLYHWIDFPEPDRAVEIVRRAVPGATEPLIRTAVQFIGSVRGLELEKAPGMAETIDWVSALSVLGAADLATAEVSRTIGAIAKTADDRAVVAAALGTHQESQV, encoded by the coding sequence GTGAAGGACGCGCTGACCGTCCGGCACCGCCTCGACGCCGTCGACTACCTGGTCGACGACGGCATGGCGATGGCCCTGTTCCTGGCGTTGCGGCTCGGCCGGCCGCTGCTGCTGGAGGGCGAACCCGGTGTCGGCAAGACCGCCGCCGCGAAGGCGCTGGCCCGGGCGCTGGAGACACCGCTGATCCGGCTGCAGTGCTACGAGGGGCTGACCGCCGGCGAGGCGCTGTACGAGTGGAACTACCAGCGGCAACTGCTGGCGATCCGACTCGCCGAGACGCAGCACGCCCGGCTCACCGACGCGGACCTGTTCAGCGCCGAGTTCCTCCAGGAACGGCCGATCCTGCGGGCCGTACGCCATCAGGGACCGGTCCCGCCGGTCCTGCTGATCGACGAGATCGACCGCGCCGACGACGAGTTCGAGGCGCTGTTGTTCGAGTTCCTCGGCGAGGCCGGGGTGACGATCCCCGAACTAGGTACGTTCACCGCTCGTACGCCGCCCGTCGTGGTGCTCACCTCCAACCGCAGCCGGGAACTGCACGACGCGCTGCGTCGACGCTGCCTGTACCACTGGATCGACTTCCCCGAACCGGACCGGGCCGTGGAGATCGTCCGCCGGGCCGTACCGGGCGCGACCGAACCGCTGATCCGTACGGCTGTGCAGTTCATCGGAAGCGTGCGGGGCCTGGAGTTGGAGAAGGCGCCGGGGATGGCGGAGACCATCGACTGGGTGTCCGCGCTGTCCGTGCTGGGCGCCGCCGACCTGGCCACCGCCGAGGTTTCCCGGACCATCGGCGCCATCGCCAAGACCGCCGACGACCGCGCCGTCGTCGCCGCCGCGCTCGGCACCCACCAGGAGAGTCAGGTATGA
- a CDS encoding lactonase family protein yields the protein MKRSVAVAAALLAGLTSVGTTPGVAFADGGPGSQHDDRGGRGYHQDEEGAVFVQTNKAEGNTIKVYDRDEDGRLTKAGEYETGGLGGFTIGAPLDALASQGSLIYHKGLLFAVNAGSNTVTVFGVEGTKLHKLQVIWSGGLLPVSIAARGDLVYVLNAGGEGSVQGFELHKGRLSRIEDANRSLGLHNGNPPAFGTAPAQVKIDPDSEFVLVSTKAANVMFSYEIGRHGELARNPVISDAGNTPFGFTFDTDDTLLVAESGANAVSRFELEEDGQLDQIGPSVPNGQQATCWIQRVGDYFYAANAGSSTISAYRVNDHGKLELVKAVAADTGGGSIDMTTSDGFLYVQNATAGNVQGYEVNKDGSLTLVTTVEGLPKFADSIGMEGIAAS from the coding sequence ATGAAGCGCAGCGTAGCCGTTGCGGCAGCTCTCCTGGCGGGTCTGACCAGCGTGGGAACGACACCGGGGGTTGCCTTCGCCGACGGCGGCCCCGGGTCGCAGCATGACGACCGCGGGGGGCGTGGTTACCACCAGGACGAAGAGGGTGCGGTCTTCGTCCAGACCAACAAGGCGGAGGGCAACACGATCAAGGTGTACGACCGTGACGAGGACGGCCGTCTCACCAAGGCGGGTGAGTACGAGACCGGCGGGCTGGGCGGGTTCACCATCGGCGCGCCGCTCGACGCGCTGGCCTCGCAGGGCTCCTTGATCTACCATAAAGGGCTGCTCTTCGCCGTGAATGCGGGCAGCAACACGGTGACGGTGTTCGGTGTCGAGGGCACCAAGCTGCACAAGCTTCAGGTCATCTGGTCCGGAGGTCTGCTGCCGGTCAGCATCGCGGCCCGTGGCGACCTCGTCTACGTCCTGAACGCCGGTGGCGAGGGGTCGGTGCAGGGCTTCGAGCTGCACAAGGGGCGCCTCTCGCGGATCGAGGACGCCAACCGGTCGCTCGGACTGCACAACGGCAACCCGCCCGCGTTCGGCACCGCCCCGGCGCAGGTGAAGATCGACCCGGACAGTGAGTTCGTGCTGGTGTCGACCAAGGCCGCCAACGTGATGTTCAGCTACGAGATCGGCCGCCACGGCGAGCTGGCCCGTAACCCGGTCATCAGCGACGCGGGGAACACCCCGTTCGGCTTCACCTTCGACACCGACGACACGCTGCTGGTCGCCGAATCGGGCGCGAACGCTGTCAGCCGGTTCGAACTCGAGGAGGACGGCCAACTCGACCAGATCGGGCCGTCGGTGCCCAACGGCCAGCAGGCAACGTGCTGGATCCAGCGCGTCGGCGACTACTTCTACGCCGCCAACGCCGGCAGTTCCACAATCAGCGCCTACCGCGTCAATGACCACGGCAAGCTCGAACTCGTCAAGGCGGTCGCCGCCGACACCGGCGGCGGATCGATCGACATGACCACCAGCGACGGCTTCCTGTACGTCCAGAACGCCACCGCCGGTAACGTGCAGGGCTACGAGGTGAACAAGGACGGCTCCCTGACCCTCGTCACCACGGTCGAGGGCCTGCCGAAGTTCGCCGACAGCATCGGCATGGAAGGCATCGCCGCTTCCTGA
- a CDS encoding helix-turn-helix domain-containing protein, with protein MASQGRSRRQRGGVTGYLLKLLRESIPLTQEQLAIELGMDRATVQSWESGRRPFTAVAFGQAIATRQKLAMLGANARLLAALDDAAEADVILAATLDAKVERTDVTEQPLGWSVLTHRLTDLILWAVLGQPPTFLRSLAVYGPRRGPVASGPLLLADERAAFFTQLHVLADRAAGRRNPEVLLHRQACFLAGMDPTGAPAQWLAQNSVRSTQRAAVFHTWSPLWPDARSVATSLANQGDPEPLRDFIARAHPDDACERAALNYSAYWVGEIPYRQRDDSFMPAALSDWRGSRLLRHLVERLDGGHPFVDLNIHNTWALLTARRGLALDDPTIGNALADRSAILLDGDSVSEQSRKELTSIV; from the coding sequence ATGGCAAGTCAGGGGCGCTCGCGGCGTCAACGAGGTGGCGTAACCGGGTACCTGCTGAAACTGCTCCGTGAGTCCATCCCGCTGACTCAGGAGCAACTCGCGATCGAGTTGGGCATGGACCGGGCCACGGTCCAGAGTTGGGAATCGGGACGCCGACCCTTCACCGCTGTCGCATTCGGCCAAGCGATCGCTACCCGACAGAAGCTGGCGATGCTCGGCGCGAATGCCCGTTTGCTGGCCGCTCTCGACGACGCCGCAGAGGCGGACGTCATCCTCGCTGCGACACTCGACGCAAAGGTCGAACGGACCGATGTCACCGAGCAGCCGTTGGGCTGGTCGGTGCTCACCCACCGTCTGACTGACCTGATCCTCTGGGCCGTCCTCGGACAACCACCCACGTTCCTGAGAAGCCTCGCGGTCTATGGCCCCCGCCGCGGACCCGTCGCCTCCGGCCCGCTGCTACTCGCCGACGAGCGCGCCGCCTTCTTCACACAACTCCACGTGCTCGCAGACCGCGCCGCTGGTCGACGGAACCCGGAGGTTCTTCTGCACCGGCAAGCCTGCTTCCTTGCCGGCATGGACCCCACCGGAGCACCCGCCCAATGGCTCGCACAGAACAGTGTCAGAAGCACCCAACGCGCAGCCGTCTTCCACACCTGGTCGCCACTGTGGCCCGATGCTCGCTCCGTAGCCACCTCCCTCGCCAACCAGGGCGACCCGGAACCGCTCCGAGACTTCATCGCCCGCGCCCACCCGGACGACGCCTGCGAGCGGGCCGCGCTCAACTACTCGGCCTACTGGGTCGGCGAAATCCCATACCGCCAGCGCGACGACTCCTTCATGCCCGCCGCCCTCTCCGACTGGCGCGGCTCGCGACTCCTCCGACACCTGGTCGAACGCCTCGACGGAGGGCATCCCTTCGTGGACCTCAACATCCACAACACGTGGGCCCTACTCACCGCACGACGCGGCCTCGCCCTCGACGACCCAACCATCGGAAACGCACTCGCCGACCGCAGCGCCATTCTTCTCGACGGTGACTCGGTCTCAGAGCAGTCCCGGAAGGAACTGACGTCTATCGTCTAA
- a CDS encoding LysR family transcriptional regulator yields MTPTQLRAYVAVVRLGSVKQAAAELEVSESAVSLHVAQLRKEFGDKLFSKTAAGLAFTPGGLRLASRAAELLGLQDRTMLEVSAAKRGRRLLRVAASSLFAEFAAPGLIELFAKRAADLDVELSVRNPGSFESLLLTRAADIAVGPQPPVVDGAIACRPMMNYRLVVVVGPDHPLAGVSASPGQLREQTWLLGPSAATDLGAVPAMLRRLAVPDDRQQIFQSHAAALGEAKRGRGVSPALSFTVAPDVREGQLQHVVGPHATVEAVWHSQVLASPGPLSAAAELSRFSSTPRAIQAMMRGAGVSIGHFKPSVHVTLWS; encoded by the coding sequence ATGACCCCGACGCAGCTGCGCGCGTACGTCGCCGTGGTTCGGCTGGGATCCGTCAAGCAGGCCGCCGCTGAGCTTGAGGTGTCCGAGTCGGCCGTGTCACTCCACGTCGCGCAGTTGCGCAAGGAGTTCGGGGACAAGCTGTTCAGCAAGACGGCAGCGGGGCTCGCGTTCACTCCGGGCGGGCTCCGGCTGGCCAGTCGCGCGGCGGAGCTGTTGGGTCTGCAGGATCGGACGATGCTGGAGGTGAGCGCCGCGAAACGCGGCCGGCGGTTGCTGCGGGTGGCCGCGTCCAGCCTGTTCGCCGAGTTCGCCGCGCCGGGGCTGATCGAGCTGTTCGCGAAGCGGGCCGCCGACCTCGATGTCGAGCTGAGCGTGCGCAACCCGGGCTCGTTCGAGTCGCTGCTGCTGACCCGGGCCGCGGACATCGCGGTCGGGCCGCAGCCTCCGGTCGTCGACGGGGCGATCGCGTGCCGGCCGATGATGAACTACCGGCTCGTGGTCGTGGTCGGCCCGGATCACCCGCTGGCCGGTGTGTCGGCGTCCCCGGGGCAGCTGCGGGAGCAGACCTGGCTGCTCGGCCCGTCGGCGGCCACCGACCTGGGCGCGGTACCCGCGATGCTGCGCCGGCTCGCCGTGCCCGACGACCGGCAGCAGATCTTCCAGAGCCACGCGGCTGCGCTGGGGGAGGCCAAGCGGGGCAGGGGCGTCTCACCGGCGCTGTCGTTCACCGTCGCACCCGACGTGCGCGAAGGCCAGCTCCAGCACGTGGTGGGGCCGCACGCCACCGTCGAGGCGGTGTGGCACTCCCAGGTGCTCGCCAGTCCCGGCCCCTTGTCGGCGGCCGCCGAGTTGTCGCGGTTCTCGTCGACGCCTCGGGCGATTCAGGCGATGATGCGCGGCGCGGGCGTCAGCATCGGTCACTTCAAGCCGTCGGTGCACGTGACGCTCTGGAGCTGA
- a CDS encoding SRPBCC family protein: MKITNEFAVAVPIERAWAVLTDLEGIAPCLPGAQLTGVDGDVYRGRVRVKVGPVISEFAGTARFVEKDDAAYHGVIDAKGRDARSTGNASALVTAHLRPDGDRTLVSVDTDLKISGKLAQFGSGMIKEVSGRLLTQFVSNLEAKLAAEQAPTAADGPATVPAPRRASDPVTPASQPEPGPLSAASAPAVASTPVTAAVEPSPVEPSPVEPSPVDPSAAAPPATSAAEPEALDLLSIAGGSITKRLVPVIVGLVAAGVVIAWLIARR; this comes from the coding sequence ATGAAGATCACCAATGAGTTCGCGGTCGCCGTTCCGATCGAGCGGGCCTGGGCCGTGCTCACCGACCTCGAAGGGATCGCGCCGTGCCTGCCGGGCGCCCAACTGACAGGCGTCGACGGTGACGTCTACCGCGGCAGGGTGCGGGTCAAGGTCGGGCCGGTCATCTCGGAGTTCGCGGGTACGGCGCGGTTCGTCGAGAAGGACGACGCGGCGTACCACGGGGTGATCGACGCGAAGGGCCGCGACGCGCGGTCGACGGGGAACGCCTCGGCGCTGGTCACCGCCCACCTCCGGCCGGACGGCGACCGGACACTGGTCAGCGTGGACACCGACCTGAAGATCTCGGGGAAGCTGGCCCAGTTCGGCAGCGGCATGATCAAGGAGGTGTCGGGCAGGCTGCTGACCCAGTTCGTCTCCAACCTCGAGGCCAAGCTGGCGGCCGAGCAGGCGCCGACGGCCGCCGACGGCCCTGCGACCGTGCCGGCCCCCCGGCGAGCGTCCGACCCCGTCACCCCCGCGTCGCAGCCCGAACCCGGCCCCCTTTCGGCCGCGTCCGCCCCGGCGGTCGCGAGCACGCCGGTCACCGCCGCCGTCGAGCCGTCGCCGGTGGAGCCGTCGCCGGTGGAGCCGTCGCCGGTGGACCCGTCGGCCGCCGCCCCGCCTGCGACGTCGGCCGCCGAGCCGGAAGCGCTCGACCTGCTCAGCATCGCCGGTGGCTCGATCACCAAGCGACTCGTACCGGTGATCGTCGGCCTCGTCGCGGCCGGCGTGGTGATCGCCTGGCTGATCGCGCGCCGGTGA
- a CDS encoding TROVE domain-containing protein, translating to MAKFNLKLRKSRHQAMTAEGGPGFTREPRTELFLLGVSNMVGEDTFYEGATDRDARFRDLVAAVAVADPDWFSRFVPWLRSGAMMRSASVVAALEGARAQVAVAIPGSRAIVDAALQRADEPGEALAYWLARHGRALPKPVKRGIADAAVRLYTERSLLKYDSVGSTVRFGDVIDLSHPTAKDERQGDLFRHALDRRHRRDNPLPASLRMLAARDALMALPVEERREVTDPAVLGAAGMTWEALAGWRQTAMDAPAWESVIPTMGYLALLRNLRNFDQAGVSDAVAETVAAKLSDPGEVATSRVLPMRFLSAYNAAPSLRWAYPLERALQHALANVPSLAGRTLILIDTSGSMQSPFSKDGTLRCWDGATVFGLALAARAQSATVVSFSNASRVFPGVAGESVLAAVRRFKDGGYFYGMGTDTEKAVRGHYDRHDRVVILTDEQAHWHCAVDVTAAVPAEVPVYTWNLAGYRVGHTPTAGNRHTFGGLSDAAFAMIPLIEAGARHEWPF from the coding sequence ATGGCCAAGTTCAACCTCAAGCTGCGCAAGAGCCGGCACCAGGCGATGACCGCCGAGGGCGGGCCGGGCTTCACCCGTGAGCCGCGCACCGAGCTGTTCCTGCTCGGCGTGTCCAACATGGTCGGCGAGGACACCTTCTACGAGGGCGCCACGGACCGGGACGCTCGCTTCCGCGACCTGGTCGCCGCCGTGGCCGTCGCCGACCCCGACTGGTTCTCCCGTTTCGTGCCGTGGCTCCGGTCCGGCGCGATGATGCGCTCGGCGTCCGTGGTCGCGGCACTGGAGGGCGCTCGCGCCCAGGTCGCCGTGGCGATTCCGGGTTCGCGGGCGATCGTGGACGCGGCGCTGCAGCGTGCGGACGAGCCGGGCGAGGCTCTGGCGTACTGGCTGGCTCGCCATGGCCGGGCGCTGCCCAAGCCGGTGAAGCGGGGCATCGCCGACGCGGCGGTCCGCCTGTACACGGAGCGGAGTCTGCTCAAGTACGACTCCGTCGGGAGCACGGTGCGCTTCGGTGATGTCATCGATCTGTCCCACCCGACCGCGAAGGACGAGCGGCAGGGTGACCTGTTCCGGCATGCGCTGGATCGGCGGCATCGGCGGGACAACCCGCTGCCGGCATCGCTCCGGATGCTGGCGGCGCGGGACGCGCTCATGGCGTTGCCGGTCGAGGAGCGCAGGGAGGTCACCGATCCCGCGGTGCTGGGTGCGGCAGGCATGACGTGGGAGGCCCTGGCCGGCTGGCGGCAGACCGCGATGGACGCCCCGGCGTGGGAGTCCGTCATCCCGACCATGGGCTACCTGGCGCTGCTGCGAAATCTGCGCAACTTCGACCAGGCCGGAGTCAGCGACGCCGTCGCGGAGACCGTGGCGGCCAAGCTCTCCGACCCGGGCGAGGTCGCCACCTCACGGGTACTGCCGATGCGCTTCCTGTCGGCGTACAACGCGGCGCCGAGCCTGCGGTGGGCTTATCCGCTGGAGAGGGCGTTGCAGCACGCCCTGGCGAACGTGCCCAGCCTGGCCGGACGGACCCTGATCCTGATCGACACGTCCGGCTCGATGCAGAGCCCGTTCAGTAAGGACGGCACTCTGCGCTGCTGGGACGGCGCCACGGTGTTCGGCCTCGCGCTGGCCGCTCGGGCGCAGTCGGCCACGGTGGTGTCCTTCTCCAATGCCAGCCGGGTGTTCCCCGGGGTGGCGGGCGAGTCGGTCCTGGCGGCGGTGCGCCGGTTCAAGGACGGTGGCTATTTCTACGGCATGGGAACCGACACGGAGAAGGCGGTACGCGGGCACTACGACCGGCACGACCGGGTGGTCATCCTCACCGATGAGCAGGCCCACTGGCACTGTGCCGTGGACGTCACGGCCGCGGTGCCCGCAGAGGTGCCGGTGTACACCTGGAATCTTGCCGGCTACCGGGTCGGCCACACGCCGACCGCCGGCAATCGGCACACCTTCGGTGGTCTGTCCGACGCCGCGTTCGCGATGATCCCGCTGATCGAGGCCGGGGCCCGCCACGAGTGGCCCTTCTGA
- a CDS encoding HD domain-containing protein has protein sequence MTDDHDAVGAMSFIFEAGVLKRAARTGWWFAGIKHPESIAEHSFRTALIGMMLAAMEGADPARVSMMCVLHDTQETRITDIPHIAKRYLTAVPNTAVTADQVAACPPAVAEAITAAVTEYEAGQTLEAIVARDADKLECLVQAVEYRHQGIDNVQRWIDSSRAALKTASAHRLADAALAGQPLAWLSPPPM, from the coding sequence ATGACTGACGACCACGACGCCGTAGGCGCGATGAGCTTCATCTTCGAAGCGGGCGTCCTCAAACGCGCCGCACGCACCGGATGGTGGTTCGCCGGCATCAAGCACCCCGAGTCCATCGCCGAACACTCCTTCCGCACGGCACTCATCGGCATGATGCTCGCCGCTATGGAAGGCGCTGATCCCGCCCGAGTGTCGATGATGTGCGTCCTGCACGACACCCAGGAAACCAGGATCACCGACATCCCCCACATCGCCAAGCGCTACCTCACCGCCGTACCGAACACCGCCGTCACCGCCGACCAGGTCGCGGCCTGCCCACCAGCCGTTGCCGAGGCCATCACCGCCGCCGTCACCGAGTACGAGGCCGGGCAGACGCTGGAAGCGATCGTCGCCCGCGACGCCGACAAGCTGGAGTGCCTCGTCCAGGCCGTCGAGTACCGCCACCAAGGCATCGACAACGTCCAACGCTGGATCGACAGCTCACGCGCGGCTCTCAAGACCGCGTCCGCCCACCGCCTCGCCGACGCCGCCCTAGCAGGACAACCACTCGCCTGGCTCTCCCCTCCACCGATGTAG
- a CDS encoding nucleotidyltransferase family protein, which translates to MFTTGLVLAAGASVRLGEAKQLLPYRGRTLLDATLDLARSCGFDQLLVTLGGAASEIRDRVDLTGCQVVENSAFSSGCGSSVGTAARSVDPRADALVLLLGDQPGVRAADVRRVAAASTPLAVCRYADGLGHPFRFGREVLPELSDLHGDRAVWRLLHSGRHQVTEVPVDGPVPIDVDTRADYERLLAGEP; encoded by the coding sequence GTGTTCACGACCGGCCTGGTGCTCGCCGCGGGGGCGTCGGTCCGTCTCGGCGAGGCGAAGCAGTTGCTCCCGTACCGGGGGCGGACGCTGCTCGACGCGACCCTTGACCTGGCCCGCTCGTGCGGCTTCGACCAACTGCTCGTGACCCTCGGCGGCGCGGCGAGCGAGATCCGCGACCGGGTGGACCTCACCGGGTGCCAGGTCGTCGAGAACTCGGCGTTCAGCAGCGGCTGCGGGTCGTCGGTCGGCACGGCCGCCCGGTCGGTGGACCCGCGCGCCGACGCGCTCGTGCTCCTGCTCGGCGACCAGCCCGGGGTACGCGCCGCCGACGTCCGTCGGGTCGCCGCGGCGTCCACCCCGCTGGCGGTGTGCCGCTACGCCGACGGGTTGGGGCATCCGTTCCGCTTCGGCCGCGAGGTCCTTCCCGAGCTGTCCGACCTGCACGGCGACCGGGCCGTGTGGAGGCTGCTGCACTCGGGCCGCCACCAGGTGACCGAGGTGCCCGTCGACGGGCCGGTGCCGATCGACGTGGACACCCGCGCGGACTACGAGCGGCTGCTGGCGGGAGAGCCGTGA